GCGTAGTCGCGCGCGGCGCCCCGTCCGAGAATGTTCTCGCGGAACTTGTCACCTGTGGCGCGGTTGATGCCCTCCTCTTCCACGAGGCCGTAACCGTCGGCGTCGAGCGCCTCGGCCCACAGGTAGGAGTAGTAGCCAGCCGAGTAACCGCCGGCGAAGATGTGGTTGAACCAGGTGGAGCGGTAGCGCGGCTCGAGCCCCTCGACATCCAGGCCGTACTCGGTGAGAACCTCGGCTTCAAAGGCGGCGATGTCAGCGGGAATTTCGTCCTCGCTGCCCAGCGAGTGCCAGGCGAGATCGATCGCCGCGGCGGCGAGGTATTCGGAGGTGTCGAACCCCTGGCCGAACTGCCTCGATGCGCGCACCGCCTCGAGCAGGCGTTCGTCGATGACTTCGCCGGTGTCTACGTGCCGGGCGTAATTGCGCACGATCTCCGGGGCAAAGGCGTAGTTCTCGTTGATCTGCGAGGGGAACTCCACCCAATCCCGCGGCACATTCGTGCCGGACAACGATGGGTAGCGCACGTCCGACAGCAGGCCGTGCAGCGCGTGGCCGAACTCGTGGAAGACGGTGGTGACCTCGTCGATGCTCAACAACTGCGAGCTGAGCGACATCACGTTGACCACCACCGCCTTCGTACCGGTGAGGTGCGCCTGGTCGACGAACGAGCTCATCCATGCCCCGCCGCGTTTCGAGGGCCTGGCCCGGTAGTCCGTCAGCAGCAGGCCGATCCCCGCCCCGCCGCGCTCTGGGGTGTCGGTGACCTCCCAGACGTCGACGTCGTCGCGGTAGCCGCGCAGGTCAGGGCGTCTGGTGACGGTGATGCCGTAGAGGAGGTTCGCGGCGTGGAAGACGCCGTCGACAAGCACCTGCTGAAGCGGAAAGTAGTTGCGCAGCTCCGCCTCGTTCAGGGAGAGCTCCTCCTCGCGCCGGCGGGCCTGGTAGAAGGGCCAGTCCGCGCCGTCAAGATCCGCGCCGCCGTCGAGCCCCGCGAGCTCACCCGCCAGCTTGCGCTCGGCCGACGCGTTGGCGGCGGCCGCCGGCGCGAGGTCCGCGATGAGCTGGCGCGCCGCAGCCGCCGTGCCCGCCGTCTCCTCGGAGATGACGTAGTTAGCATGGGTGTCGAAGCCCAGCAGCTGGGCGCGCTCGAGGCGCAGCTTGGCCGACTCCGTCACCAGCGGCGCGTTGGAGGTCGCACCGCGGGCGCGGGAGGCGTCGAAAAGCTTGCGGCGGGCGGCCGGCGAGGCGAGCTCGGCCTGCAGCGACTGCGTCGTCGGAAGCTCCAACGGCACCGTGTAGACGTCACCGTCGAGGTAGGACTCCTTCTGCTCCGCGCTCAGGCCCGCCAGGTCCTCCTCGGCGAACGTGACGGCCAACGCGCGAGTATCGGCGAGCAGGTTGCGGCCGAACTCCTCGGCAAGCTGGCTGAGACGCTGGTTGATCTCCAGCAGGCGCGTCTTGCCGGCGGCGTCGAGGCGCGCACCGCGGCGGGTGAAGCGGCGCACGAGCAGGTCGTGGAGGCGGCGCGATTCCTCATCGTCGGGCACTTCCACCCCCTGCAGGCGCGAGAAGAGCTGGTCGTTCTGGTAAATCGAGTCCATGTGCGCCGACAACCTGGGCACGATGCGGTCCGCCACCGCGTCAAACTCCTCGGTCGAATCGGTGCCCTGCAGGTTGAAAAACCATGCGGTGACGCGGTCGAGCTCCTCCCCCGAGCGCTCGAACGCCTCGACCGTGTTCTCCCACGTCGGCGCCTTACGCATGAGGATCTCCGAGATCTCGCGGGCGTGCCTGCTCACGGCCTCCTCGAAGGCGGGCTCGACGTGCTCCAGGCGGATCGCCGCAAAATCGGGCAGGCCGTAGGGCAGGGTCGAGGGTTCGAGCAAAGGATTCATAGGGGCCATCCTAGACGCTGCCTCGGATAGACTCTCTCCCATGACAACCGCGGAAGTGACCTGCCCGGCCGGTACGATCGTCGGCGTCCAGCGCGGCGCGGTGCGGCACTTCCACTCGATCGAGTACTCCCGCATCAGCGCCCCTTTTAACGACGCGCTGCCCGCCGAGCGGGGCCTGCTTATCGACGCCACCGTCCCGCGCCCCGAAAAAACCGCCCTGTCAGTCACCACCCCAGCGAATGCCACGGACGCAGACGACCTCCCCGTCATGGTGTGGATCCACGGCGGGCGCTTCGAAGAGGGCAACCACGCCGACCCTGACACAGGCGCGGAGGCCTTCGCCGCCCAGGACGTGATCCAGGTGCGCGTCGGCTACCGCAAGACGCTGCCCGGGCTGGTGCAGTTTCCCGATGACGACCCGTGCCATTTCCGCGCCGCCCACGACTGCCAGCTGGCGTTGGAGTGGGTGCAGCGCAACATCGAGGCCTTCGGTGGTGACCCCACCAACATCACCCTCGTCGGCCAGTCAGCCGGGGCGAACCTGGTGCTGTGGCTGGCCCGGCGCGACCATTACCGCGGGGCATTCCGCCGCGCCGTAGCCATGTCCCCGGCGTTCCCGCGCAGGACGTTTGCGCAGAGGAAGGCGTCGCTGCGGGCGTCGTTAAGCATGCCCCTGACCCGCGAGGCGCTGAACTCGGCCGACCCGCGGAAGTTGCAGCGCGGTTACCGGCGCTTCCGCACCCGCCACATCACCGACCTCGCGCTCGGGCCGGGCCCGCTCGAGCCGGGCGAGCTCGCGGACGTGGATCTCGTGGTCACGTCGACCCGGGACGAGTTCTACCGCTCCGGCGCGCGCACCGACGCGATGGGCACCGCACCGTTCGGCGTGCGCTTTGCGGGAATGTTCATGGACCTCGACCACTCCGAGGTGCGTGACTACCTCGCGGCGTGCCGGGAGATCGACCCGGACCACCTGCAGGGCCGCT
This window of the Corynebacterium qintianiae genome carries:
- a CDS encoding M3 family metallopeptidase, which gives rise to MAPMNPLLEPSTLPYGLPDFAAIRLEHVEPAFEEAVSRHAREISEILMRKAPTWENTVEAFERSGEELDRVTAWFFNLQGTDSTEEFDAVADRIVPRLSAHMDSIYQNDQLFSRLQGVEVPDDEESRRLHDLLVRRFTRRGARLDAAGKTRLLEINQRLSQLAEEFGRNLLADTRALAVTFAEEDLAGLSAEQKESYLDGDVYTVPLELPTTQSLQAELASPAARRKLFDASRARGATSNAPLVTESAKLRLERAQLLGFDTHANYVISEETAGTAAAARQLIADLAPAAAANASAERKLAGELAGLDGGADLDGADWPFYQARRREEELSLNEAELRNYFPLQQVLVDGVFHAANLLYGITVTRRPDLRGYRDDVDVWEVTDTPERGGAGIGLLLTDYRARPSKRGGAWMSSFVDQAHLTGTKAVVVNVMSLSSQLLSIDEVTTVFHEFGHALHGLLSDVRYPSLSGTNVPRDWVEFPSQINENYAFAPEIVRNYARHVDTGEVIDERLLEAVRASRQFGQGFDTSEYLAAAAIDLAWHSLGSEDEIPADIAAFEAEVLTEYGLDVEGLEPRYRSTWFNHIFAGGYSAGYYSYLWAEALDADGYGLVEEEGINRATGDKFRENILGRGAARDYAEAYRAFRGRDKDTRPLLLRRGLEGTQH
- a CDS encoding carboxylesterase family protein; this encodes MTTAEVTCPAGTIVGVQRGAVRHFHSIEYSRISAPFNDALPAERGLLIDATVPRPEKTALSVTTPANATDADDLPVMVWIHGGRFEEGNHADPDTGAEAFAAQDVIQVRVGYRKTLPGLVQFPDDDPCHFRAAHDCQLALEWVQRNIEAFGGDPTNITLVGQSAGANLVLWLARRDHYRGAFRRAVAMSPAFPRRTFAQRKASLRASLSMPLTREALNSADPRKLQRGYRRFRTRHITDLALGPGPLEPGELADVDLVVTSTRDEFYRSGARTDAMGTAPFGVRFAGMFMDLDHSEVRDYLAACREIDPDHLQGRFISDSLVRRFVDRVAEGAPGRVWQAEFVSETGQPAHHCDDLPSLFAQPPHAVGEGLNGWMARFCADGEPGWPTYKPGRRVLRTGFSCAAPELVTDPLGYLRRAFKN